GTTTATCAAGGGAAAGTTGTCTTGAACCAGGAAAGGAAGGATGTAAGGATTGGCAGGATAGTATTGTTTAGAAAAGGAAGTTCGTCTGAACCAGGACAGGAAGGATGTAAGGATTGGCAGGATCCTGTTCATCTTTTCATCCTTTCTTTCCTGGTTCAAGACGATACACATATTCCCTTAGCCCTTCCTTCCTCAGTTCAAGACAAAATTCCCGTCTTGTTTATACGAAGGTTCAAAACTACAAATAGGAAAGATAGCTAGAAAAGTATGTTATACTATTAAGGCTTTAATTGATATTCTTGGATCAAGAAGTCAGAGGGGATTTTTAATAATTTCGAGAGATGCCGTATCATAGACAAGGTGAGTGGTCGTTTATAATTCAGGATCTTGCTAACAGTGCTTTTGTTTCCTAGTTGAGATGCCGAATATCCAAATTCTTTCATTCGAATTTTAATCATCTCAATAGGATCAATTTCCGTAACCGGGTATTTTTTGACCTCATAATTTGAAATCAAGGTAACCAAAAGCATCTTTTCTTTATGTTCCACCGTACCGCGCTTTGAATATTTGATCTCTTCAAATCGTTTAAGGGCGTTCTTATACTCGTTATCATTTTCTAGTAAATACCACATAGCTAAATATTCTTCGCATCTATTTTATCATATTCTGCGTGGGTTCCAATAAAGCGAACGTCCACATAACCGTCCTTATAGGCGACTTCAATAATTAATCGGAATTTATTGCCAACTATTTTGAAGCGAGCCCTATCCGCACTGATAATCTTAGCAGTTGGAAAATCGTCTATGATGTCCTGGCTTTTCAACCATTGTGCACTTCTGACCAGAATAATCCAAGCGTCAATCCCTTTTCTGCTGCTCGCATGTTTCTTTTTGAAACGATCTAGAAGTTCCAATTTCAGGATAATCATAACGCGATATAAAAATAAGTAAAAGTTTCCATTTTGGAAACTTTTAGATAACTGCTTTAATATGAATCTTCGTGCTTATCTCGCTGTGAATGTATTTTATTATCCTGTAAATCAGGAATGTATATAACACTTTAAAAATAATCTACTAAAATAGTAGACTTTATTTTCTAATCCTATTATATTTGTCAAAAGTTATTCAATTGGCGTTGGTAACCGCAAGTAAATTATTTATTAAACTAAATCATTCTCAATGAAAAGAAATCTATCTAAACAAGCATTTTTACCTTTCAAATTTTCTCATCTTTCTGCCCATTTTGGTATGCGAATGTGTCTTTAGTTCATTTCCCTAAAAAGAAAAAAGGGAAGCAAAGCTTCCCTCGAATTCAATAATGAAACAAGTTTTCAATTGGCGTTGGCACTTGTAAGTATTCACTATTAAACTAAAGCAAACATATGAAAAATATTGGAGTACTTCGGTATTTCAGTTTATTGCTATGGGCTTTCAGCTTGTTCAACAGCACGCTGTATGCTCAGGATAAACCCAAACCTATCATCAACGCATCTTTAGAAGGTGTTGTTCTTGATTCACTAACCCGGCAGCCTATAGAAGGGGTCACGATACAGTTAGATGCCGTAACGCATGCAGTAAAAACTGACCAGGAAGGCCGTTTTCAATTTGTCACCGGACAAAAATTGCCATTTACGATCAAAGTTAGCTTTCTTGGGTACAAGACGAAGAATTTAGTAGTCGACGTATCGCCAACCGCAATCTTGTTAAGTCCGTCTTCGGAAGATCTGGACGAGGTGGTCGTGGTCGGCTATGGTACGCAGCGACGCCGTGATCTGACGGGAGCTGTTGGCTCGGTTCCGGAAAGCTTCTTGAATCAAAAGGTAAGCTCTGTCGACCAGTCGCTGAAAGGAGCCATCTCAGGCGTACAAGTAACACAAACTTCCGGGCAGCCCGGAGCGGGGGTAAGTATCCGGGTTCGCGGCGGTGCATCCATTCAAGGAGGCAATGAACCGCTCTATGTAATCGATGGCTTTCCAGTTTACAATCAGTCGGAAAGCACTGGTGTTAACAGCGGGACACCGATCAACCCCTTAGCGAGCATCAACCCTAACGATATTGAAAGCATTGAAGTTTTGAAGGATGCTGCAGCGACAGCGATCTATGGCTCTCGCGGCGCGAACGGGGTGGTCATCATCAGTACGAAGAAGGGGCGTGCAGGTCGTGTGCAACTGAACTACGATGGCAGCAAGGGTTGGCAATCTGTTGTCAAGCAGATCGACGTCTTAGATGCCCAATCCTTCGCTCGATTACGGAATGAAACCCTGTATGATACCAACCCAAGTAGAGGAAAATTCCAGTATTTGTCGGAGGAACAGATTAGCCAACTAGGCGAGGGTACAAATTGGCAGAACGAAGCCTTCCGAGTGGGCGAGGTGCAAAATCATCAGCTATCACTGACGGGGGGAGCAGAAAGAATTCAGTATTATTTAGGCGCTAACTACCTGAATCAGGAAGGTGTTGTGGTCAATACAGACTTCCGTCGATTGGGTTTTCGATCCAACTTACACGCAAAGCCGTTCGAGCGGTTGGATGTTTCTGCCAATCTAACTATCAATAAAACCAATTCGCAGATCGCTCCGACGGGTATTATCAATTCCTTATTGATTATGCCGCCTACGGCTACAATCTATGAGGCGGATGGTTCATATACCCTGCGTAATCCATTTGAAAACATCTTTGCAAATCCTATTGCAACACTATTGGAGACGAGCAACGAATCTAATAATCTACGTGTTCTGGGAACTGCATATGCGCAATACGAATTGTTGAAAGGTTTGTCTGCTAAAGTGTTATTTGGGGTAGACCTGAGTAATAGAAATGATAAGTATTACCTGCCATCATATATTTATGAGGGCTCAGGAAGCAAAGGGACAGCCAACTTGGGAAACCTAGAGAATCAAGCCTGGTTAAATGAGAATACGCTAACCTATAGCAAAAGCTTCGGACAACATGACCTCAACGTGCTGCTCGGTTTTACGCAGCAGGAAAGCAGTACAAGCTTGTTCAATGCAGGGGCATCAAGCTTCGTAACAGACGAACTTCTTTATAACAACCTGCAGAGCGGGTCGGTTTTAATCCGTCCTAACTCTGATGCTTACGATTGGGTATTACACTCGCTGTTGAGTCGCATAAATTATAATTATGCAAATAAATATTATGTTTCGGCAAGTATTCGCCGAGACGGTAGTTCTCGTTTTGGAAGTGCTAACAAATGGGGTAATTTTCCATCCTTAGCGTTTTCATGGAGAGCAAGCAAAGAGGACTTTTTTACAGGCTTACTGCCGACGATTAATGATTTGAAAGTACGCGCCAGCTTCGGAGCAACAGGAAATCAGGAAATCGGCCAGTATCAGTCACTCGCTACTCTTTATGCTTTGAACTATTATTTCGGAAATGCAGTGCAGACCGGATTTGCATCGCAGCGTGTGCCGAATGCTGAGTTAGGTTGGGAGACGACTTATCAATATGATGCGGGTATTGATTTGGCATTCCTGCAAAATCGAATACAAATATCAGCGGACTACTATTACAAGCGCACTAAAAATTTGTTGCTCAGCGTGGAAATTCCTTGGACATCGGGCTATGCAACTTCCTTGCAGAATTTCGGCTCGGTGAGCAATAAAGGCGTGGAACTGAGCATCAAGAGCAAGAATGTGCAGGGTGCATTTAATTGGGGTTCGGATTTCAATATCTCCTTTAACCGGAACAAGGTCTTATCGATTGGCGATGGCTCGGAGCGCTACATCAACGGTAATTACCTGATTGCTGTCGGAAAACCATTGGGAACATTCTATGGCACGGTGACAGACGGTATCTTGCAGTTGGGAGAGGAAGCCACTAAGGGTGTTTATACGGGGAATGCAAATCCAAAAGCTGGAGATCGCCTATATAAAGATATTGACGGCGATGGTAAGTTTTCGACAGCAAACGACCGCACGATTATTGGAAATGCGCAACCCGATTTTATCTTCGGCTTCAGTAATAACTTTT
The DNA window shown above is from Sphingobacterium hotanense and carries:
- a CDS encoding SusC/RagA family TonB-linked outer membrane protein, whose translation is MKNIGVLRYFSLLLWAFSLFNSTLYAQDKPKPIINASLEGVVLDSLTRQPIEGVTIQLDAVTHAVKTDQEGRFQFVTGQKLPFTIKVSFLGYKTKNLVVDVSPTAILLSPSSEDLDEVVVVGYGTQRRRDLTGAVGSVPESFLNQKVSSVDQSLKGAISGVQVTQTSGQPGAGVSIRVRGGASIQGGNEPLYVIDGFPVYNQSESTGVNSGTPINPLASINPNDIESIEVLKDAAATAIYGSRGANGVVIISTKKGRAGRVQLNYDGSKGWQSVVKQIDVLDAQSFARLRNETLYDTNPSRGKFQYLSEEQISQLGEGTNWQNEAFRVGEVQNHQLSLTGGAERIQYYLGANYLNQEGVVVNTDFRRLGFRSNLHAKPFERLDVSANLTINKTNSQIAPTGIINSLLIMPPTATIYEADGSYTLRNPFENIFANPIATLLETSNESNNLRVLGTAYAQYELLKGLSAKVLFGVDLSNRNDKYYLPSYIYEGSGSKGTANLGNLENQAWLNENTLTYSKSFGQHDLNVLLGFTQQESSTSLFNAGASSFVTDELLYNNLQSGSVLIRPNSDAYDWVLHSLLSRINYNYANKYYVSASIRRDGSSRFGSANKWGNFPSLAFSWRASKEDFFTGLLPTINDLKVRASFGATGNQEIGQYQSLATLYALNYYFGNAVQTGFASQRVPNAELGWETTYQYDAGIDLAFLQNRIQISADYYYKRTKNLLLSVEIPWTSGYATSLQNFGSVSNKGVELSIKSKNVQGAFNWGSDFNISFNRNKVLSIGDGSERYINGNYLIAVGKPLGTFYGTVTDGILQLGEEATKGVYTGNANPKAGDRLYKDIDGDGKFSTANDRTIIGNAQPDFIFGFSNNFSYQGFDLSFLIQGTVGNQILNINRQNLEMFTGQQNASIDALARWTPENTTQVYPRAKLDPAPIFSDQFVESGTFVRLANLRFAYSLPKTWLSSAHINHAQVYFIGQNLLTLTNYRGFDPEVTSGSNVQIGTDAGIYPVAKTLSLGLSLTF
- a CDS encoding helix-turn-helix domain-containing protein, which produces MWYLLENDNEYKNALKRFEEIKYSKRGTVEHKEKMLLVTLISNYEVKKYPVTEIDPIEMIKIRMKEFGYSASQLGNKSTVSKILNYKRPLTLSMIRHLSKLLKIPSDFLIQEYQLKP
- a CDS encoding type II toxin-antitoxin system HigB family toxin translates to MIILKLELLDRFKKKHASSRKGIDAWIILVRSAQWLKSQDIIDDFPTAKIISADRARFKIVGNKFRLIIEVAYKDGYVDVRFIGTHAEYDKIDAKNI